A single Trichocoleus sp. FACHB-46 DNA region contains:
- a CDS encoding GUN4 N-terminal ARM-like repeat domain-containing protein, whose amino-acid sequence MNELQQLDMSGFTTDSNLSSATHTASHLDDLRLKLKSDSPKTQLQALQDIIQADEVGLALLMEFLLERRAAVPSFVEGTAYQALYAANSPKAAEFLQTHFPTGIVPLRSEGNIDYSELQKLLAQQELEAADRLTLEKLCELAGPAAAQRKWVYFTEVGSLPITDLQTINSLWLVHSEGKFGFSVQREIWLSVGKDWDKLWPKIGWKAANNWTRYPQGFTWNLSAPRGHLPLSNQLRGVRVMAALLAHPAWLSAPTAK is encoded by the coding sequence ATGAATGAATTGCAGCAACTTGACATGAGCGGTTTCACTACTGATTCAAATCTCTCTTCTGCAACCCATACCGCGAGTCACCTAGACGACCTCCGGCTCAAGTTAAAGTCGGACTCTCCTAAGACTCAGTTGCAAGCCTTGCAAGACATCATTCAGGCAGACGAAGTAGGGCTAGCCTTATTGATGGAGTTTCTGCTAGAGCGCCGTGCTGCCGTTCCAAGCTTCGTTGAAGGCACAGCGTATCAAGCGCTTTATGCAGCCAATTCTCCCAAAGCCGCAGAATTTCTTCAAACCCACTTCCCTACAGGTATTGTTCCTCTGCGCTCTGAGGGCAACATTGACTACAGCGAACTGCAAAAGTTACTGGCTCAACAAGAACTAGAAGCAGCCGATCGCCTTACCTTAGAGAAACTCTGTGAATTAGCGGGTCCTGCCGCAGCCCAACGTAAATGGGTCTACTTTACAGAAGTTGGTAGCCTACCAATCACAGACTTACAAACCATTAACAGCCTCTGGCTTGTGCATTCCGAAGGCAAATTTGGCTTTTCTGTGCAACGAGAAATTTGGCTGAGCGTTGGCAAAGACTGGGACAAGCTTTGGCCTAAAATTGGCTGGAAAGCTGCCAACAACTGGACTCGCTATCCTCAAGGGTTTACCTGGAACCTTAGCGCTCCTAGAGGCCATCTACCCCTGTCTAACCAGCTACGAGGCGTGCGAGTGATGGCCGCCCTCCTAGCTCACCCTGCGTGGCTTAGCGCTCCTACCGCCAAATAG
- a CDS encoding adenylyltransferase/cytidyltransferase family protein: protein MIPGVYTLTELQQAIAAAPNRWRPLVFTNGCFDLLHVGHIRYLQSAKTLGRSLVVGLNHDASVAAIKPHTPGQPPRPIVPAEQRAELLAALKPVDAVVVFAETTADPLIAALKPDVYVKGGDYQLETLPEASSVRACGGQIEFVPVEVPTSSTAIINRILQSSG from the coding sequence ATGATTCCTGGCGTTTATACCTTGACTGAACTACAGCAAGCAATTGCCGCAGCGCCAAACCGCTGGCGACCTTTAGTGTTCACTAACGGTTGCTTCGATCTACTCCACGTTGGACATATCCGCTACCTCCAGTCGGCAAAAACTCTAGGGCGATCGCTAGTGGTTGGTCTCAATCATGACGCTTCTGTTGCCGCCATTAAACCTCACACACCAGGACAGCCACCTCGACCAATTGTTCCAGCAGAGCAGCGAGCCGAACTCTTAGCAGCGCTCAAACCTGTAGATGCAGTCGTTGTCTTTGCAGAAACCACTGCTGATCCCCTAATTGCCGCCCTTAAACCTGATGTCTATGTCAAAGGCGGAGACTATCAGCTGGAGACTTTACCAGAAGCGTCCAGTGTCCGAGCCTGTGGGGGTCAGATAGAGTTTGTTCCTGTAGAAGTACCTACCTCTTCCACAGCCATCATCAATCGAATTTTGCAGTCCAGCGGATAA